One stretch of Chitinophaga pendula DNA includes these proteins:
- a CDS encoding helix-turn-helix domain-containing protein has protein sequence MKDIPVRQIPTSQQEPGLAGQFNIHDLRPLMDEQDMIQELHRHNFYYLLVLQKGVGSHEIDFTPLPVTDNTLFFMRPGQVHRLTLLAGSKGYLLSFRPGFFPYNADSARSLSTMANTNHQRLSPDTFASIWNLLNNIATEFNEQKNDYFQVIKAHLHILFIHLARQQKQDAPSLQHSYTQQRLDELTELLDKYITTHKQVTQYAALLNLSVYQLNAITKTTTGKTCSALINDHIILEAKRYLLATTNQVNQVAWHLGYEDVSYFIRFFKKHTGLSPDAFRNKYR, from the coding sequence ATGAAAGACATCCCGGTAAGACAAATACCTACTTCCCAACAAGAACCTGGCCTCGCCGGCCAGTTTAATATACACGACCTCCGCCCCCTCATGGATGAACAAGACATGATCCAGGAACTACATCGCCATAACTTCTACTACCTCCTGGTACTCCAAAAAGGCGTCGGCTCACACGAGATCGATTTTACCCCCCTCCCCGTCACCGACAATACCCTCTTCTTTATGCGTCCCGGACAGGTACACCGCCTCACCCTCCTGGCTGGCAGCAAAGGTTATCTCTTATCCTTCCGCCCTGGCTTCTTTCCCTACAACGCCGACTCCGCCCGCTCCCTCAGCACAATGGCCAATACCAATCACCAGCGCCTCTCCCCCGACACCTTCGCCAGCATCTGGAACTTGCTCAACAACATAGCCACAGAGTTCAATGAACAAAAAAACGATTACTTCCAGGTCATCAAAGCCCACCTCCATATCCTGTTCATCCATCTCGCCCGGCAACAAAAACAGGACGCTCCCTCCCTACAACATAGCTATACACAGCAACGCCTCGACGAACTCACGGAACTGCTGGATAAATATATCACCACCCATAAGCAGGTAACACAATATGCCGCCCTCCTCAACCTGTCCGTCTACCAGCTCAACGCCATTACCAAAACGACCACCGGCAAGACCTGCTCCGCCCTCATCAACGATCATATTATCCTCGAAGCCAAAAGATACCTGCTCGCTACCACCAACCAGGTCAACCAGGTCGCCTGGCACCTCGGCTATGAAGATGTCTCCTACTTTATCCGCTTCTTCAAAAAACACACCGGCCTCTCCCCCGATGCCTTCCGGAATAAATACAGATAA
- a CDS encoding serine hydrolase domain-containing protein has translation MKLLRLVVLLSLIATYGKAQLKKVDHVIDSCIRHRNFNGVVLIAQDGKVKYQRYTGLANRHYDIPFSDKIRCQIYSVTKTFTAALIMQLYEEGKIQLDSTIAYYYPEYKGEAAHKATIRNLLTYSSGRITKEMDPAYIREAYDQNLWPVDSFISRYCSEPLAYKPGTKSNYSNGDYVLLGKIIEIICQQPYDEVLRERILRPLKMTNSGYWHHEDIVKNLAEGYYYKDDNVDSLIMPTYHYIDNHFSAGAMYSTAQDLLKFDQAIFHHTLLKQSTVDLMTKGYPELDDVAFGFWVYPKKIGGINTIFAERQGGGYGNESTWVHLVDKGVTLIILSNTSTANLNQIRLAVLDAYLHS, from the coding sequence ATGAAACTATTGCGCCTCGTTGTGCTATTGTCCCTGATTGCTACTTATGGGAAAGCGCAGCTCAAAAAAGTCGATCATGTTATTGATTCCTGTATCCGGCATCGCAACTTTAACGGCGTGGTATTGATCGCTCAAGATGGGAAAGTGAAATACCAGCGTTATACGGGGTTGGCTAATCGTCATTATGATATTCCATTTTCAGATAAGATCAGGTGCCAGATATATTCTGTGACCAAGACCTTTACAGCCGCCCTGATCATGCAGCTGTATGAAGAAGGCAAGATCCAGCTGGATTCCACCATCGCCTATTATTACCCGGAATACAAAGGAGAAGCGGCGCACAAGGCCACTATCCGGAACTTACTGACCTATAGCAGCGGACGTATCACCAAAGAGATGGACCCTGCGTATATACGTGAGGCTTATGATCAGAACCTGTGGCCGGTAGATTCTTTTATCAGCCGATATTGTTCGGAGCCGCTGGCATATAAACCTGGTACCAAATCCAACTACAGTAACGGAGACTATGTCTTGCTGGGTAAGATCATCGAGATCATCTGCCAGCAGCCGTATGATGAAGTGTTAAGGGAGCGGATACTGCGTCCGCTGAAGATGACCAACAGCGGTTACTGGCATCATGAAGACATCGTAAAAAACCTGGCAGAGGGCTATTATTATAAGGATGATAATGTTGACTCGCTGATCATGCCGACGTACCATTATATAGACAATCACTTTTCGGCAGGGGCTATGTATTCGACTGCGCAGGACCTGTTAAAATTTGACCAGGCTATTTTCCATCATACCTTGCTGAAGCAATCGACTGTTGACCTGATGACAAAGGGTTATCCTGAACTGGACGATGTGGCATTTGGTTTCTGGGTATATCCCAAGAAGATAGGCGGTATCAATACCATTTTTGCGGAGCGCCAGGGTGGCGGGTATGGTAATGAGTCTACCTGGGTACACCTGGTCGATAAAGGCGTGACATTGATCATACTATCGAATACTAGTACTGCCAATCTGAACCAGATCCGGCTGGCGGTATTGGATGCGTACCTGCATTCGTGA
- a CDS encoding YkgJ family cysteine cluster protein — protein sequence MNELLQNWEVKAKEKQKANKQFLQKLQTKKGKGVEKLLPDLHEEAFSHIDCLQCAGCCKRISPRFKTPDIKRISKYLGMRESVFIETYLRLDEDGDYVVRRSPCPFLGADNYCSIYDVRPGDCHNYPYTDSYEFFKRPNTTYLNSTICPAVYYVLERLKEEMK from the coding sequence ATGAACGAGCTGTTACAAAACTGGGAAGTGAAGGCCAAGGAGAAGCAGAAGGCCAACAAGCAATTTTTGCAGAAGTTGCAGACCAAGAAGGGGAAGGGTGTAGAGAAGCTGTTGCCGGACCTTCATGAGGAGGCATTCAGTCATATTGACTGCCTGCAATGTGCGGGGTGTTGTAAGCGTATCAGTCCGCGGTTTAAGACGCCGGATATTAAGCGTATTTCCAAGTATTTGGGTATGCGGGAGTCGGTGTTTATTGAGACTTATCTCCGGTTGGACGAGGACGGTGATTATGTGGTGAGGCGTTCTCCCTGTCCGTTTCTGGGAGCGGATAATTACTGTAGCATTTATGACGTGCGTCCCGGGGATTGTCATAACTATCCTTATACTGACAGTTACGAGTTTTTCAAGCGACCTAACACTACTTACCTCAATAGTACGATCTGCCCGGCTGTGTATTATGTGCTGGAGCGGTTAAAGGAGGAGATGAAGTAG
- a CDS encoding HAD family hydrolase, with translation MSAIKHISFDLWKTLIRPNPAFIKERASLFRNRFQLKHLPIEQVAAVFRDTDGVCNAINEITGRNLHPQEMYLMILDRLQVNLRIVDRQKLQEFQEETEALFNRFPPQLILPDTALLLQQLQAQGYTLNILCNTGFIKGELLRRVLRHEQLDQYFQFQLYSDETGCSKPAPAMFAAMHAAAATLYQGSLLNGEILHIGDNAHADLGGALQAGMQGSLINTCRQPLSKWLHASGVYLA, from the coding sequence ATGTCCGCAATCAAACACATCTCATTCGACCTCTGGAAGACACTGATCCGGCCCAACCCAGCCTTCATTAAAGAAAGAGCTTCCTTGTTCCGGAACCGCTTCCAGCTAAAACACCTGCCCATCGAACAAGTAGCCGCCGTATTCCGCGACACCGATGGCGTATGCAACGCCATCAACGAAATAACCGGCCGCAACCTACACCCGCAGGAAATGTATCTCATGATACTCGATCGCCTCCAGGTCAACCTCCGCATCGTAGACAGACAAAAACTACAAGAGTTCCAGGAAGAAACAGAAGCATTGTTCAATCGCTTTCCACCACAACTCATCCTGCCGGATACCGCCCTCCTGCTGCAACAACTGCAGGCACAAGGATATACACTCAATATCCTCTGCAATACCGGCTTCATCAAAGGAGAACTACTCCGACGTGTACTCCGTCACGAACAACTGGACCAATATTTCCAATTCCAGCTCTACTCCGACGAAACCGGCTGCTCCAAACCAGCACCCGCCATGTTCGCTGCCATGCACGCCGCTGCCGCCACCCTATACCAGGGCAGCCTCCTCAATGGCGAAATACTCCACATCGGAGATAACGCCCACGCAGACCTCGGCGGCGCCCTCCAGGCTGGCATGCAAGGTAGCCTGATCAATACCTGCAGGCAACCCTTAAGCAAATGGCTACACGCCAGCGGAGTATATCTCGCATAA
- a CDS encoding MmcQ/YjbR family DNA-binding protein has protein sequence MNIEQFREYCLSLPQVTEEFPFGPETLVYKVKGKVFALTNIEWFESINLKCEPEEAIELRERYEGVTPGWHMNKKHWNTVSVQSNIPNKLILQWIKNSYDLVVASLPKKLRF, from the coding sequence ATGAACATCGAACAATTCCGCGAATACTGCCTCTCCCTTCCCCAGGTAACGGAAGAATTTCCCTTTGGCCCCGAAACACTGGTCTACAAGGTAAAAGGCAAAGTATTCGCCCTCACCAACATCGAATGGTTCGAAAGCATCAACCTCAAATGCGAGCCCGAAGAAGCCATAGAACTACGCGAAAGATATGAAGGCGTCACACCCGGCTGGCATATGAACAAAAAACACTGGAACACCGTCAGCGTACAATCCAACATCCCCAATAAACTGATCCTCCAATGGATCAAAAACTCCTACGACCTCGTAGTAGCCTCCCTCCCCAAAAAACTCCGCTTCTAA
- a CDS encoding TerD family protein yields the protein MAINLVKGQTIDLRNNNENQHFDITTVTVGLGWDIPGRNNGSLLSKWFGQHQKDTDFNLDAVAFLLDANGKVANLGRTVQMNNGNKVGLYEGDVIFFNNKQHPSGHIRLIDDIPAKGDHQQIIVHLDSLQPQYHKLLFLVSVYQGRQRNQHFGAVENAYIRAVDNNGVEITRFNLSADQNYNGMCSMLFAEVYRQDNSWIFHPMGDPQASDNFIDILKHYVYTQH from the coding sequence ATGGCTATTAATCTGGTCAAAGGTCAAACCATCGACCTGCGTAATAACAACGAAAACCAACATTTCGATATTACCACCGTTACTGTAGGTCTCGGCTGGGATATCCCAGGCCGGAATAATGGTAGCCTGCTAAGCAAATGGTTCGGCCAGCATCAAAAAGATACCGACTTCAATCTCGACGCCGTCGCTTTCCTCCTCGATGCCAATGGCAAAGTCGCTAACCTCGGCAGAACCGTTCAAATGAACAATGGCAACAAAGTAGGCCTCTACGAAGGCGATGTCATCTTCTTCAATAACAAACAACATCCCTCCGGCCACATCCGCCTCATCGACGATATCCCCGCCAAAGGCGACCACCAACAGATCATCGTCCACCTCGACAGCCTCCAGCCTCAATATCATAAACTGCTGTTCCTCGTATCCGTATACCAGGGCCGCCAACGAAATCAGCACTTCGGCGCCGTAGAAAATGCCTACATCCGCGCCGTAGACAATAACGGCGTCGAGATCACTCGCTTCAACCTCTCCGCCGACCAAAACTATAACGGCATGTGCTCCATGCTCTTCGCAGAAGTATACCGGCAAGACAACTCCTGGATATTCCACCCAATGGGCGATCCACAAGCATCCGACAACTTCATAGACATACTGAAACATTACGTATATACCCAACACTAA
- a CDS encoding PP2C family serine/threonine-protein phosphatase, whose amino-acid sequence MSQINRYVESLMHKYALNVPPRQQVLFNNFLSAAEINTACDRIRINETTDHHPHTVPARHKQPLQESYALSFGKRKLVIASKKGNHLTNMPDAHEDAFACHYSSATGWGIIALSDGTGITPQGRKGADIACQATIEYFNSLIAGNQTEAIDHAILACMADPSIERQQRLSNLFIEQLGKVASFAQEKINEEASRKQTNSNDYTTTLIFALTKKFDNGYLICSFWIGDGAIGLYNQELHEVAVLGAPEEGEFAGRTRLLSMSDILADSSYSNRIRFTIIPDFTALILMTDGITNSKFDPDGNIYQPASWLALWDDLNGKNNKGRKVDFSLPAPQVAKMLVQWLDSWSPDIPDDRTIAILY is encoded by the coding sequence ATGAGCCAGATAAACAGATATGTGGAAAGCCTGATGCACAAATATGCGCTCAATGTACCGCCAAGACAGCAGGTTTTGTTCAATAACTTTTTGTCCGCAGCCGAAATCAACACCGCCTGTGATAGAATAAGAATTAACGAAACAACTGATCACCACCCGCATACAGTGCCCGCACGCCACAAACAGCCACTACAGGAAAGCTACGCACTCTCCTTCGGTAAACGTAAACTCGTCATCGCCTCCAAAAAAGGAAATCACCTGACCAACATGCCCGATGCACACGAAGATGCATTCGCATGCCACTACTCATCCGCTACCGGATGGGGCATCATCGCCCTCTCCGATGGCACCGGCATCACACCGCAAGGCCGCAAAGGCGCCGATATCGCCTGCCAGGCCACCATCGAGTACTTCAACTCCCTCATCGCCGGCAACCAGACAGAAGCCATCGACCACGCCATACTCGCCTGTATGGCCGATCCTTCCATCGAAAGACAACAACGCCTCAGCAACCTGTTCATCGAACAATTAGGCAAAGTAGCGTCCTTCGCACAGGAAAAAATCAACGAAGAAGCCTCCCGTAAACAAACTAACTCGAATGATTATACTACTACTCTCATATTCGCACTAACCAAAAAATTCGACAACGGATACCTCATCTGCTCCTTCTGGATCGGAGATGGCGCCATCGGGCTCTATAATCAGGAACTACACGAAGTCGCCGTGCTCGGCGCTCCCGAAGAAGGAGAATTCGCCGGCCGGACCAGGCTCCTGTCCATGTCAGATATCCTGGCAGACAGCTCCTACTCCAACCGCATACGGTTCACCATCATCCCCGACTTCACCGCCCTCATCCTCATGACAGATGGTATCACCAACAGCAAATTCGACCCCGATGGCAATATCTACCAACCCGCCAGCTGGCTCGCCCTCTGGGACGACCTCAACGGCAAAAACAACAAAGGCAGAAAAGTAGACTTCTCCCTGCCAGCACCACAGGTCGCTAAAATGCTCGTCCAATGGCTCGATAGCTGGTCGCCGGATATCCCCGACGACAGAACCATCGCCATCCTATACTGA
- the gcvP gene encoding aminomethyl-transferring glycine dehydrogenase — translation MNLFDTQQNEFVHRHIGPNDSETTEMLEVIGASSADALVDQTVPAAIRMQQELDVPAAISESEYLRQLKDISLKNKVFRTYIGQGYYDTITPSVILRNVFENPGWYTQYTPYQAEISQGRLESLLNYQTLVSDLTGLPLANASLLDEATAAAEAMTMFFNTLNRDHEHVTKPKFFVDKEVFPQTLDVLFTRATPLQIEIVVGDYKTAQFDELYFGALIQYPNNIGSVEDYRSFIEKVHAAGALVAMATDLLALTLLTSPGDLGADAALGSAQRFGVPLGFGGPHAAFFTAKDDFKRSIPGRIIGVSIDAQGNRALRMALQTREQHIKREKATSNICTAQALLANMAAMYAVYHGPHGLRQIASRVSLLTKALADNLTAKGITLQSGQFFDTIVVNADANTIRPKAEAAEINFRYLPSGAISIALDETTTSADVNDILAIFGADKLPSEDQLTFSPDHIPTDLQRTSAYLLHPVFNSHHSESQMMRYMKSLENKDLSLNTSMISLGSCTMKLNAASEMIPLSWAHWSKMHPFVPQNQAAGYLQIVNELSDYLCKITAFDACSLQPNSGAQGEYAGLLTIRDYHESRGETHRNVMLIPISAHGTNPASAVMAGFQVVVVKALENGYIDVDDLKAKAATHADKLAGIMITYPSTYGVYEESVKDICATIHQHGGQVYMDGANMNAQVGMTAPGLIGADVCHLNLHKTFAIPHGGGGPGMGPICVAKHLAPFLPGHVINGKEKNQAVSAAPFGSASILLISYAYIRMLGYAGLKKATQYAILNANYMKAKLEKAYDILYTGSQGTCAHEFIVDLRPFKNTAGIEAEDVAKRLMDYGFHAPTMSFPVPGTIMIEPTESEDKAELDRFCDALLAIREEIRAVEEGSSNKQDNVLKNAPHTQFVITADEWTKPYSRQQAAFPLPYVKENKFWPSVSRVNNTHGDRNLICTCEPVSAYETAEA, via the coding sequence ATGAACCTTTTTGATACTCAACAGAACGAGTTCGTACACCGCCATATAGGGCCTAATGACAGTGAGACAACTGAAATGCTCGAAGTGATCGGCGCCTCTTCCGCCGATGCACTCGTAGATCAGACCGTACCTGCTGCCATCCGTATGCAACAGGAACTGGATGTTCCAGCGGCCATCAGCGAGAGCGAATACCTCCGCCAACTCAAGGACATCTCCCTGAAAAACAAAGTGTTCCGTACCTATATCGGCCAGGGATACTACGATACCATCACGCCCAGCGTGATCCTTCGCAACGTCTTCGAAAACCCGGGATGGTATACCCAGTATACCCCCTACCAGGCCGAGATCTCTCAGGGCCGCCTCGAAAGCTTACTCAACTACCAGACACTCGTTTCCGACCTGACCGGCCTCCCGCTAGCCAACGCTTCCCTCCTCGACGAAGCGACCGCCGCCGCAGAAGCCATGACCATGTTCTTCAATACCCTCAACAGGGATCATGAACATGTCACCAAACCTAAATTCTTCGTTGACAAAGAAGTATTCCCGCAAACCCTCGATGTACTCTTTACCAGAGCTACCCCCCTCCAGATCGAGATAGTAGTAGGCGACTATAAAACCGCTCAATTCGATGAACTGTACTTCGGTGCACTCATCCAATATCCTAACAATATCGGTAGCGTAGAAGACTACCGCAGCTTTATAGAGAAAGTGCATGCAGCAGGCGCACTCGTAGCCATGGCTACCGACCTGCTCGCACTCACCCTCCTCACCTCCCCCGGCGACCTCGGCGCCGACGCAGCCCTGGGCTCCGCTCAACGTTTCGGCGTTCCCCTCGGATTCGGTGGCCCCCACGCCGCTTTCTTCACCGCCAAAGATGACTTCAAACGCTCCATACCAGGTCGTATCATCGGTGTAAGCATCGACGCTCAAGGCAACCGCGCCCTGCGAATGGCCCTGCAAACACGCGAACAACACATCAAACGCGAAAAAGCAACGTCCAATATCTGTACCGCACAGGCACTACTCGCCAACATGGCTGCCATGTATGCCGTATATCACGGTCCCCACGGCCTCCGCCAGATCGCTTCCCGTGTGAGCCTGCTCACCAAAGCACTGGCCGATAACCTCACCGCCAAAGGAATCACCCTCCAGTCCGGACAGTTCTTCGATACCATCGTCGTTAATGCCGATGCTAACACCATCCGCCCTAAAGCAGAAGCAGCAGAAATCAACTTCCGCTACCTGCCCTCCGGCGCCATCAGCATCGCCCTCGACGAAACCACCACCTCCGCCGATGTGAACGATATCCTCGCCATATTCGGTGCCGACAAACTGCCCTCCGAAGATCAGCTGACATTCTCTCCCGATCACATCCCCACTGACCTCCAACGTACCTCCGCTTACCTCCTGCACCCGGTTTTCAACAGCCACCACAGCGAGTCGCAAATGATGCGTTACATGAAGTCACTGGAAAATAAAGACCTCTCCCTCAATACCTCCATGATATCCCTGGGTTCATGCACCATGAAGCTCAACGCAGCTTCTGAAATGATCCCCCTCAGCTGGGCACACTGGAGCAAAATGCACCCCTTCGTACCGCAAAACCAAGCAGCCGGTTACCTCCAGATCGTTAATGAACTGAGCGACTACCTCTGCAAGATCACCGCATTCGACGCGTGCAGCCTCCAACCTAATAGCGGCGCCCAGGGCGAATACGCCGGCCTGCTTACCATCCGCGACTACCACGAAAGCCGTGGCGAAACACATCGCAACGTAATGCTCATCCCCATCTCCGCCCACGGTACCAACCCCGCTTCCGCCGTAATGGCCGGATTCCAGGTAGTAGTAGTAAAAGCACTGGAGAATGGGTACATCGATGTAGACGATCTCAAAGCAAAAGCTGCTACCCACGCCGATAAACTGGCTGGTATCATGATCACCTACCCTTCAACCTACGGTGTATACGAAGAGAGCGTAAAAGATATCTGCGCGACCATCCACCAGCATGGCGGTCAGGTATACATGGATGGCGCCAACATGAACGCCCAGGTAGGTATGACCGCTCCGGGCCTCATAGGTGCCGACGTATGCCACCTCAACCTCCACAAGACCTTCGCAATACCTCACGGTGGCGGCGGTCCTGGAATGGGACCCATCTGCGTAGCCAAACACCTGGCTCCCTTCCTCCCCGGACATGTCATCAACGGTAAAGAGAAAAACCAGGCCGTTTCCGCAGCACCATTCGGCTCCGCCAGCATCCTGCTCATATCATACGCCTACATCCGCATGCTCGGATATGCAGGCCTCAAAAAAGCCACACAGTACGCTATCCTCAACGCCAACTACATGAAGGCCAAACTGGAAAAAGCTTATGATATCCTCTACACCGGCAGCCAGGGCACCTGCGCTCACGAGTTCATCGTAGACCTCCGCCCATTCAAAAATACCGCCGGTATAGAAGCAGAAGATGTCGCCAAACGCCTCATGGACTACGGCTTCCACGCCCCTACCATGAGCTTCCCCGTTCCCGGTACCATCATGATCGAACCGACAGAAAGTGAAGACAAAGCAGAACTCGATCGCTTCTGCGACGCCCTCCTCGCCATCCGCGAAGAAATCCGCGCCGTAGAAGAAGGCTCCAGCAACAAACAGGATAACGTACTGAAAAATGCACCGCATACCCAGTTCGTCATCACCGCCGACGAATGGACCAAACCTTACAGCCGCCAACAAGCAGCATTCCCACTGCCTTACGTAAAGGAAAACAAATTCTGGCCTTCCGTTAGCCGTGTCAACAACACCCATGGCGACAGAAACCTGATCTGTACCTGCGAGCCCGTAAGCGCCTACGAAACAGCAGAAGCGTAA
- a CDS encoding MFS transporter, protein MEDQATPNRNDPYASLRFAEFNYYLVIRFAVVFALTMQFAIVEWKVYEISRDPFTLGLIGLAEVIPAVGLALFAGHIVDKREKRGMMLKCIIAYIIISAGLFLLTWDKATVGISKAWTLNLIYILVFLGGIVRAFVSPSNFTLLSLLVPRTHYANASTWSSSAWQIGGMLGPALGGVCIHLLGVHWSMLLVMFIFFAPLYSLLHIKPKPIYYKEKGEGILESLTQGMRFVWKTKVVLNAMALDMFAVLFGGAVAMLPAFATDVLHVGSLGFGMLRAAPAVGSLVTMFILAYRPLVNKPGLKLLAAVFGFGICIIVFGLSTSFYLSLAALLISGMLDGISVIIRQTILQLKTPDEMRGRVASVSSMFVGSSNELGAFESGFAARAIGLIPSVVVGGCITLGVVVTTYVISPAMRKLDLKAD, encoded by the coding sequence TTGGAAGACCAGGCAACACCCAATAGGAATGATCCTTACGCTTCGTTAAGATTTGCTGAATTCAACTATTATCTGGTGATCCGCTTTGCAGTAGTATTCGCACTCACCATGCAGTTCGCTATCGTAGAATGGAAAGTATACGAGATCTCCCGCGATCCTTTCACCCTCGGACTCATTGGCCTCGCAGAAGTAATCCCTGCCGTCGGCCTCGCCCTCTTCGCCGGCCATATAGTAGATAAAAGAGAAAAAAGAGGAATGATGCTCAAATGTATCATCGCATACATCATCATCAGTGCAGGCCTCTTCCTCCTCACCTGGGATAAAGCCACCGTCGGCATATCCAAAGCATGGACCCTCAACCTCATCTACATACTCGTATTCCTGGGAGGTATCGTCAGAGCCTTCGTCAGCCCTTCCAACTTCACCTTACTATCATTACTCGTACCACGCACACACTACGCCAACGCCTCCACCTGGAGCAGCAGTGCCTGGCAGATAGGCGGCATGCTCGGCCCCGCACTAGGTGGCGTATGCATTCACCTCTTAGGCGTACATTGGTCTATGCTGCTGGTCATGTTCATCTTCTTCGCACCGCTATATAGCCTGCTGCATATCAAACCCAAACCGATCTATTATAAGGAAAAAGGAGAAGGGATACTGGAAAGCCTCACACAGGGTATGCGCTTCGTATGGAAGACCAAAGTAGTGCTCAACGCCATGGCCCTCGATATGTTCGCCGTACTGTTCGGCGGCGCCGTAGCCATGCTCCCCGCCTTCGCCACCGATGTCCTCCACGTAGGCTCACTCGGATTCGGTATGCTGCGGGCCGCACCTGCCGTAGGCTCACTCGTCACCATGTTCATACTGGCTTATCGCCCACTGGTCAATAAACCTGGCCTTAAACTGCTGGCAGCCGTATTCGGATTCGGTATCTGTATCATCGTATTCGGCCTCTCCACCAGCTTCTACCTGTCACTCGCAGCACTGCTCATCAGCGGCATGCTCGATGGCATCAGCGTTATCATCCGCCAAACCATCCTCCAACTCAAAACACCTGACGAAATGAGAGGCCGCGTCGCCTCCGTAAGCTCTATGTTCGTCGGCTCCTCCAACGAACTGGGCGCCTTCGAAAGCGGATTCGCCGCCAGAGCCATCGGACTCATACCGTCAGTCGTAGTAGGTGGTTGCATTACCCTCGGCGTAGTGGTCACCACCTACGTCATATCTCCCGCTATGCGGAAACTAGACCTGAAAGCTGATTAG
- a CDS encoding class I SAM-dependent methyltransferase, whose product MAQKWNDRYQHPEFAYGKAPNVFFEKSLPHFEAGHILMPADGEGRNGVFAATVGWQVTSFDQSSVGQRKALQLAAEHNVSLDYIVSDLEDLHLEPESFDAIGLIYAHFDADKKSRYHRKLNEYLRPGGIVIFEAFSKRHLEFVTRNPQVGGPRGLDDLFSEEEIILDFPNFEILTLRDEIIRLNEGMFHIGEGAVIRFVGRKK is encoded by the coding sequence ATGGCACAGAAATGGAACGACAGATACCAGCATCCCGAATTCGCCTATGGCAAAGCCCCCAATGTGTTCTTTGAAAAATCCCTCCCTCACTTTGAAGCTGGCCATATATTAATGCCGGCAGATGGAGAAGGCCGCAATGGTGTATTCGCTGCTACGGTAGGCTGGCAGGTTACCTCTTTCGATCAGAGCAGCGTTGGCCAGCGCAAAGCCCTACAGCTGGCCGCCGAACACAACGTATCCCTGGATTATATCGTCAGTGATCTCGAAGACCTCCACCTTGAACCGGAAAGTTTCGACGCGATAGGACTTATATATGCACATTTCGACGCGGATAAAAAATCCCGCTACCACCGTAAACTAAATGAATACCTCCGCCCAGGCGGTATCGTCATCTTCGAAGCCTTCAGCAAAAGACACCTCGAATTCGTCACCCGCAACCCACAAGTAGGCGGTCCCAGAGGATTAGACGACCTCTTCTCCGAAGAAGAAATCATTCTCGACTTTCCCAACTTCGAAATACTAACCCTCCGGGATGAGATCATCCGCCTCAACGAAGGAATGTTCCATATCGGCGAAGGTGCCGTGATCCGTTTTGTAGGCCGGAAAAAATAG